The stretch of DNA agaaatcccatgtacattagtattcacagcctttgctcaatactttggcgatgcacctttggcagcaattacagcctcaagtctttttgaatatgatgccacaagcttggcacacctatccttggccagtttcgcccattcctctttgcagcgcctctcaagctccatcaggtttggatgggaagcgtcggtgcacagccattttaagatctctccagagatgttcaatcggattcaagtctgggctctggctgggccactcaaggacattcacggagttgtcctgaagccactcctttgatatcttggctgtgtgcttagggttcttgtcctgctgaaagatgaaccgtcgccccagtctgaggtcaagagcgctctggagcaggttttcatccaggatgtctctgtacattgctgcagtcatctttccctttatcctgactagtctcccagctcctgccgctgaaaaacatcccaacagcatgatgctgccaccaccatgcttcactttagggatggtattggcctggtgatgagcggtgcctggtttcctccaaacgtgacgcctggcattcacaccgaagagttcaatctttgtctcatcagaccagagagttttgtttctcatggtctgagaatcctttaggtgccttttggcaaactccaggtgggctgccatgtgccttttactaaggagtggtttccgtctggccactctaccatacaggcctgattggtggattgctgcaaagatggttgttcttctggaatgttgtcctctctccaaagaggacctctggagctctgacagagtgaccatcgggttcttggtcacctccctgactaaggcccttctcccccgatcgctcagtttagatggccggccagctctaggaagagtcctggtggttttgaacttcttccacttacggatgatggaggccactgtgctcattgggaccttcaaagcaacagaaatttttctgtaaccttccccagatttgtgcctcgagacaatcctgtctcggaggtctacagacaattcctttgacttcatgcttggtttgtgctctgacatgaactgtcaactgtgggaccttctatagacagatgtgtgcctttccaaatcatgtccaatcaactgaattgaccacaggcgGACTCCAATGAAgcagcagaaacatctcaaggatgatcatgggaaacaggatgaacctgagctcaatttggagcttcatggcaaaggctgtgaatacttatgtacatgtgctttctcagtttttttatttttaataaatttgcaaaaatctcaagtaaacttttttcacgttgtcattatggggtgttgtgtgtagaattctgaggaaaaaaatgaatttaatccattttggaataaggctgtaacataacaaaatgtggaaaaagtgatgcactgtgaatactttccggatgcactgtatcttatAATGTAGAAAGTTGCCTGTTTGAattctgtaaatgccagaagtgactctactccattgggcccttgagcaaggcccataaccGGCAATTTCtttatcctgggtatgacgtctaactgcatccagtcctgcaaacAGAtcctccaacctacagggaaaacttgggggctggtggaaagattggcactccagccactgctccagtgtggtgctgaggtgtcacctgcagaactcgggtcccaatccaggtggttcatcttGTAGTGGGTGTGCCAACGTGCTATCGGTGCATACTcccaacttctctctctctctcataatgCAGAAGcaacttcaaataaaatcaatgaacCATGGAGCATATATGTCTATCAGGGGAACCCCCACAATCCCCCCAAGGTGTGTAAGCATAACATGTGTCCATCCATTTCCATTTATCTTATAATACAGAAACAACTTGAGTAATGCCTTTTTTCACCACTTTAAGTACCGGGTGTCACACAGATGGCAAATGAAACCAGGATACAAACCCAGACTCCATAAGTTTAAAAAGCAGTAAATTGTTGCAAAAGTTTATACCAAAACTATGAAAGATCACACTGTAGAGATCATATGTGTCCCctataggctccagctgccccgtaATCCTGCCTTGAATAAGCTGATTAAGAAAACGGAGGAACAGATTACTTATGTATCTGTTCTCATTGATTACATTGCTTATCTAATGTTTGGTTATATTGTTTTTCCTGCAATGTAACTGTTCTTTTACCTACCTGGGATGATGTTTATAGTTCAGCATTTTAACTTGTGAAAATCCCATTTGTATTTGTGCTTCATTATATTCCGTGCTGAGAAATCTTcatctgtttaaacaaatattgAAATGACCTGCCGATCcttacctttattttattttgtattttaggtACATTCGCAAATAAGTCCAAAAGCTCCTAATGCACCtgacatgtctgtctgtccacaaagAATTACTCTGCCTCCCAGAGGAatgattttgttgaaatatggCACACTTATCCTTCTAGGAAATTTGTCAGGAtaagttcaattttcattgagatatcagGAATACATTCAACTCTGGAAAATACGCCACTTCATAGCAGGGCAAATGAACACACTCACCAACATTCAATTAAATCCAATGACATTAACAGCTGTGAGTAACTGTAACCAGAATGATGTAAAACGTTCAATCCAAAATAAAAACCTATACCCAATATGCATACGCATCTAAACCCAATCTAAAAATATTTAGCTGTCATAAAGAGAAGACATTTGGTTGTTTCCATTTGACAGTTTATCTACCACCTTTATTAGGCGCAACAGTAAAATCCAGCAATCGTCTCACACTTTTAAATACTGAACAGGCACTTCATCCACAATTGCTTTTTGCCTTGCTGAAGAGATAGGCACTATCTGCACcccttgaaaaaaatgtaatacgtTTCGAATCTTACTCTGTCTTACTGAAAAGGCCCATTGCCTTCACGGGGCTCTGGGCGCGGACCCAGAACCTTCTGATTATAGGATCGATGCAATTTTGAAATGGAATCCGCTGTCCATAGAAGCTATTACAGCCACCACAAACGTATTAGGCCCCGTTTTTAAGTAAATGATATTAGAAAATGGTATTTAAATCAACTTTATTTACTATGCTTATACGTGTAATTAAATTATACcatcagttatttttaaatgtcgCTGTTgcgaaaataataataatctgcgaCACCAAATTCTTTCATAAAGTGGCTAGATAAATTAAACACCCTCCAACTTTCAAAACAATTAAGTTTCCGAACGCACCTGAACTATAtacattttacttgtttttgaaaataatgcTTCCACCAAGAATTTATATTTGGATTAAAGAGGTTCGCCAATACATGGACGGGAGGATGAAATCTAGGTTATTGGAGGATACCTTGATTTCTTTGTGGTTATAATAATCTTTGAAAACTCATCTTGTATGATATCGAGTTAAAGTATTATAAGTGTCACTTTTAAGATCGCTTCTTAAATGAACCGGAAGCACCgtgaactacaactcccatcactCCCTGCGTTAGCGGCTGCCGCATATGAAGTTCGGAAGCACCATGAGTCTCGGCGACAGCGTTAATACTGCAAATAAAGTCGTGATTGTCCCAGGAAATGGAGCAGGAAATGTAGAATACTGCAATTGGTATGGCTGGACTAAAAAGAAACTCAATAAGGTAAAGGAGATAACTTAAATGCACACATCCATTGATTGACGCGTGACACATTACTGTGTGGCTCGAGTCTCGGCGCTGTAAACGCTGAGAGATATAAATTTAGCTGGCCGGCCCAGTTTCGTGAAGTTTTAAGttaattgattattttgtgtttattattttatgctcTCTCCATGTTTTCTTTACTAATTTGTTTGTTGACGGCTTTAATAGCGAGAAACATACAATTTCTGAGAGCTTGACAGAGATGGCCGTGCCATTGACAGTCAGGAATCCCGTCACGGTGTTTTGCTTGGTTTTTGCAATACAAGTTAGTTTGTAGTTATTAATTTTGTGCGTATGCGCTCCCAAGTGATGCTAGCCCTACTACTGCGTTTTATACTACGAGTGCATACAGAACGTTGCAATatttattcacacacacacacacacaccaaagtcGTTGACGTTTATTCAATTTGAGACTCTTAATTGACTCTGAGTGCGTGAGGAAGCAGTGAGTGATGAGCTGCGGTTGGTTCTTTCTTGCTCTTGAAGCTGTTGGGATAAGATGCTGCCAAAAATAGACGCGTCACTTGTAACACCATATAATATGTGCTGTTGCGGAAAGTGCCACCTGGTATTTTTTTAGATAAATTTGTATCCACATttgtatccattcattttctcaaGTTACGTTTTTACAAACCATCTCACTTAACTAGAGCCTTGTCCTATAGGCACAACTAGTCAAAAACTATTTGCAGGGTCCAGTTCTTGATGTATTAGTGAATATCTGTGATGATGTAGAGAGACATGCAAAATAAACACCAAAGATTGTCAGAAAAAGCCCTTTGCTTTTGCATGAGATGTTGCTGTGCATTGCACAATGTAGAACCAAGTTCAGGGTGTAGTTGTTAGCACTCATGCCTTACGGCGCCACAGGTTGGAGTTGAACTCTTAATTGGTATGGAATCAGTGATGACAGAATGGAACAGTGCTCTACTTGTTTTGTGCCTTGTGTCCAATGAGGCAGCTTTACGTTTATGATTaaggaaatggatgaatggaagtatagctacattttttgtatcatTTGCACTCTTTCAGCAATATGCATAATATGGAGTTAGTACAAGGGCAGCATTGGCATGCATCTGcaaaggggaagaaggtaaaagattattttcacactgaaaaggaaagaaggtatgAGTTGCAAAGTTTTGGTTGTATAGCTATAATGAGGTGTGTGATGAATGCTGCACCTCTGAAATGTAATGTCTCTTACCGTCTACTCTTTTTAGTTTGGAAATACGCATAATATTTCACATTGCTGTGAACTATGTTGCATATTGTTACAGGCCCTTTGATTGTGCTGTTTATGCTGTATAGATTGCAATAATAATGTGATTTTTAGGTTGTCTGTAGCCAGAATCTATTGGGATGGATTGGTAAAAAGACACTTGTAAGTGCTAGAAACTGCACACAATATGTTCTTACCTGTGCTTCCTTTTTTAATAGATGAAGGGCTTGGAGTGTTTACTCGAGAACATGCCAGATCCTCGTAAGTAAGAATATTCATTCTTGCTGTTCTGTCTGTTGACCTTAGGTTGTTACTGGGTTAACTTTAACTGACATTTCCCTTTTCAGTGACTGCTCGAGAGACTGTGTGGCTTCCATTTATGGAGAACAAGCTAAAATGTGATGAAGAAACAATTATCATTGGGCATAGTTCTGGTGCCGCAGCTGCCATGAGGTAAGGCATTTATTCAGTAACTTCAGTAAGCTGTAATGATTACACGGATTTTTTATAACCCAATCTCCATTACTGCAATTCAAGATGTACTTATTGTGATAGacagctggcagctcaacccagctgggACATCCAAAAATTTGaagaatgggggaaggcagctactttaggacactgcctcccccaaaacgctagatggcagctcccctggagtgtagtagtgccccggattcccacagggcatcctgggacatggagttcggcATCACAGCCCTGATggatgccaccaggggacgctatGAGAAGACTTTGCAACTCTTATTTTctacatagcccggaagtactagaaGGTCATGGGAACAGAACCCCAAAGTACTTACGTTCTCTAtccgacctggaagtgctgacaagtcacgtcatcggaagtacttctgggttggacactatttaaaggactgctgagaacccagcaggcgagccagagttgggtggaggtggacaaagcttgctgggaggtgtggaggagaaagagaaaggaaaagaaaagaatagtaTACATGCTGTGTAATTATTACTTGTGGCTGTGGAGAGcactgtgaagaaaagaaaaggaataaaacgtgttcttggtgcttttaactcgTGTTGTcaatatctgtctgttgggtgAAAGGAGCGACAGTTCCCTCTAGTGTTACATTACAtacaatatattgaaatataagTGGGATATGGctactgcctcacaactccagtaATCCCAGTTTGAATCCCAGTCTGGTTATCATttgtgtagaatttgcatgttttccttgtatGTGTGGATTAAGGGTCTCCAGAGAACATCGTAAATAGGTGCATGTTACATTCATTTAttactctaaattggcctggcaACACATTTGCatctaaaatgttaaaataggCCCCAGCTGACTATCCCGTGTTGTATGGTGTGATTTCAAAATGGACAAATAAAAAACAGCTAGTAAATATATCTACACCaacccatgaccctgaactgaagtaTGCATATTTCATCAAGGGTGGGAGTATCAGGCTTCAGGCAGGTGCCATTACTGGTGTCAGTCcaccataaatatttttttatttttcaattttcttaatGACTGGCCTTAatttagtctttttaatttttctgcttGCAGGTATGTAGAGTCACACAAGGTGCATGCTATCATTCTGGTGTCAGCCTACACATCGGACCTTGGTGATGAAAATGAGAGGGAAAGTGGTAGGTAATTGAATTCTTTCTATTTAGTGACACATTTGAGTATTCAACTTGTTTAGTTATGAGTTTGGTTGCAGTTATTTCAATAAAAGTCAAAAGCCTTGAATTGTTTTTAAGTTATGTTTACTCTGTAAGTGTCTTTGTCTGTGTTTGCCCTATGCAATTGAAAATCCATTTctctttataatatttttagcAAGCCAGATATAGCAGGTTAATTGGTCTCGTGGAGTAGAACACACATGCTGTTcagtatttacttattatttcagCATGTAGTTTTTACAAATATTCGGTGCACATTACCAATCTATTATAACCACCAACAAACTTGTATTGTCTTCTTCCTGCTATCACTACAACCCCTGATGAAGTATAATGCCAGCAAAATGTTTCATCTTTCATAGCATGACTTAGCATGATGTGTTTTGCAGATATTTTGACTGTTTCCTTAGTGACGTTTTTCCTGCCTCGAATATGCATACTAATATTAAAACTCTGCCAATGGTCAAATTCCTTTGCTTTTTTATGATCCCTGTTTACTGAGCTTTCAAATCAGCAGCTCTCATCCTGATCATGATTGTTAAGCAGAAAACAATTTAGCATGAAAGTtaatatgcaagaaaaaaaaaagagtacactTTCTCAACCTAAGTCCTGCTGAATTTGAATCGTTGTGGTTTGAAATTTTATTAGTTAATACTATTATGCTCATGTTCTGTAATAATCCCTTCTAACAGTTATTGAAATTCTTTTAGTGCTTATATCCTGATGTCCACTCAGAATATCTATACTGTATAGGTATTTACCTTTTTGTTACTACTTCTGGTAGATGGTAAGAGTTTTCAAAAGTACAGAACAAAGTGTAGCATTATCAAAACAAATTAGTTTTCCCAAAACTTTCAAAATCAGTGTAAACATTATTGCTaattcacaactttttttttgtttaatttgataaACATTTAACATAGCTTCATCAATTATGATGATTAattgcaagtgtgtgtgtgtgtgtatgccatgCAGGAGTACATATTCAGTCCACTTGAACATCATAACTCTTCTCTGGATTTGAAGACACGTACACATATTCCTCCAGTAAGTATTTTTATTGACAAACTGAATATTCTAAAGGTTTAGTTTTAAAGCCAAGGTAAATAATTTCTCAAGTATATTTCCGAAAAATAACAGAGAAAGCGCATAATCTCCAATGCTTCAAGTGCCAAAGTGTTTCCAAAACAAGACACATTTGCCTCTCATCTGGACAAAATGGAATAATTAGTTTCTACCAGTGAGCAATTAAAAGTCATATTTTCTGAATATAAAAATCACTCTGTGGAGGGCACCTTTGCCAGGCTGTGAAcccactgcaaaaatgaagactaAAGAGCAGACCACAGAAATTGgagacaaaatgacaaatatagACCAGGGAAAGGGTACAAAAAAGTCAAAGTGCTTGGATGGGCCAGTGAGCACTATTGGATCCATCATCAGGACGTGTAAGGTGTATCACACCACCCAGCTGCCACATACAGAAGGATTTCCCTCAAACCTTTGTGTCCAAGCACGATGTTTAACACCACCCAGTTAATGAGTAAAGGATGAACTTGCCCCAAAAGACTTAAAGCTGTCCCTACTAAATACTGATGTGTGGCGCTTTGAAAAATGTGACCTGTatgagtaaatatattttttttcctcccctgaaaaaaaaataaactgttagaATGCTGAGGTTGTCAATAACATTGGAGGAATATGTGTAGGTTTCTTTTGTATGGCGATGGGGGATTGAACATTTTTGCAAGGCACTGTACATGTACAATATAAATGCAAGCTTCCTTATAGAGTACCTGCTTACTTGTGAATGCATGTCTTCTAAAATCTCTCATGATTAAAATTCaccagaaaagaatgaaaaagcaCCTTTTTCATTGAGGGCAGAGTTGATAAGGTTAGGCACAAAACTAAAATTTCATTTCTGgttattttaatcaattttagcAGAGCCCATACAgactattttttttccccccccaattattttttttttttactcctaccTGAACCTAAAGCATATTaagaaaaatgacatttataaTCTACAGCTTCTAAATATTTCAAATTCCAagcattattataaaaaattagATGTGTAAGgtcatataatgaaaacaattCTGAATACTCCTAATACAAGTTAGTTACAGGACACAAAAGTACTTGTACACTAAACAGATGCCTCATATCACCATAACACTTAATTTCCATGTCTTTCTTTTACCCAAGTTATTTCGATTTTGTTCCAAAGCCCCCCCAACTGCAccatggtttaatttttttttttttgtgacataaatttttattttttccttcctgTTTTTTCAGGCTACTTTAACCGTCCTTGgcagtgggaaaagatgaaggaaAATTgcaggcatattgttcaatttGGCTCAACAGATGACCCTTTTCTTCCATGGGCTGAACAACAAGAAGTAGCCGACATGCTGGGTGCAGAATTACACAAATATACGGACAAGGGCCATTTCCAGAACACCGAATTTCATGAACTGATTAATGTAGTTTGTAAAATTATAAACCATTCAACCTAAACCTAAATCTCCACTGTATTGTGTTATTGAAGTTTGGAAAACATAAGCTACTTTTCATTTAGAATCAAGCAATAAAAAATGAGTGTTTTCAGTCTGTGATGGGTTGGTGGCACCCTGTGCAGGGGATTATTTCTGCCTAGTGCCTGCTGGGATATCCACCTGCCCCaagctcaggattaagcaggtttagaagatggTATGGAATGAACAGTTATGTGAAAACCTCAAGCAAGCTTGATTTAGGTCAGACATTGAGGGCTTCACAATGAAACATGCCCTTTACTTCTTCGGCATCTCTTTTGATATTAGGCAGCAGGTGTATGGCTGGTGAGCCTCTCTAGCAGGTTATTAAAAGAGAAGCATTAGGGTTGGATGTCCGCTAATAAGGTGGTCAGGCTGCAATTCTGCCATTCTCGTCTCGCTACAGTTCCAGGATTAGGGAAGGGAAACAAGCCTTCCTCGAAATGTAGTCATATTGAGATGTGCTTTTTCCTGATCACTTCACCAGTGGCTGTAAACAGGAAGGTGACTGGAATGTTACCAATTTTGCATACTACTTTTTATTACTGTGACAAATTAATTTATGTCCACAAGCCTGTAAATCCCACTTCAAGCACCTGCTTATATTAGAGTTACAGCTGCTGCCGCCTAAGCTGCAACACATCGTATTCTCCTTGTGGCGATTTGGACTAGAATCTAGACTATTTTTATTTGTCAAACTTACAAATCCCATACAAGTAATATGCTGTTTACTTAGAATCTCTATAGATCATTAATACAGTTTACAAAAGCTAAACATTTTCTTCCTTCAGCTTCTAAAAGCTGTTTCCTCTTGCCAGCACCTGAAAAACTAAGGTATCCAAacctttgtcttttttattacaCAGAAAGTGAAGATCAGAAAAGAGGTTTCTCATCCTATTGATGCCCCCCATGCTCTACTGTTCATATCCTCTACAACTGTGTCAAGTCTTCTCCTTTTGCTAATGAACAAGGGGGGTGACTAAGTCTAAATGCTTTTTTAAACTGGTTTCTAAGAGTTAATGTTTACTGGTGGCACATAAATAGTTGTTTTCTGAAAAGCTAACGGAAGCTAAAGGATGCAGCCCCTACATAAAGTCTCCTCCTCCATATTTGATATGGGCCAGATGCTGATTGTGAATTTCACTAACATCATTTAGTCAATATCTCTGTGTAGAAAGAAGAGGACATTTTCCAGACTTATCAGCTTCAAGATATCTGCTGCCAAAGAGAGAAATATGTTATTTGATTCCTAAAAGAGAATAATATACGGTGTGAAGAATTAGCTGCTAGTAACTGTTAGGAAATAGTTCTTTTCTTTTAGACGCTCATATGACAGTTTAATCACCAACATGACTGGGCACTACTGTTTGAAAAACACTTCTCATTTTTCTGGTTGTTCAACAGGCCATTTAACTCTTTATAATCTCCCCCAGGAAAAGAGTCCTCTAAGACtccactttaccttttattatttcCAAGAGTATCAGCAGAAAAACTTAACTGTTACAGTCAATGTGTGATGTAGTAACATCTACAGACAAGCAGAAAATGAAGTGCTCAACATTAgggataaaaataattaattttgtatgCAACTTATACTTTTTTTGGTTAAGATATAAATAAAGAGATCCAGATGGTGAGGAGGTGTCTTGTAGTGAGTGTTTCGATTAGCCGTTACTCTGCTTAGGCTGTATGAGCCTTTCATCAAACAGACCAACTACAGGGACATTATTGGTCAGTTTTGCTATATACCAGCTGCACTTGAAAACCTAAGTTCGAGTGACACAACACAAAACAGAATAGGCAGCCACTAATCTTTGAAGCAAAACATTGCTCAGATTACGAGCATCTCAGCTTTTTGCCAGGTAGTTTGGAGTCGGGCTATTTGAAGAGTGCTAGGACCCACTCCAGGCATTGTATCCATCTTAATCACACTGGGGAAATGACAAGGGAGCACATCATTGTAATCCTTTGTCAAATGCACCTACTTTAATGGCAACGCTCCCTTTACGCTCCAAGCTGCTGCGCACTGCACTTACCTCATTTTGTTAGGCCTACATagctaataaaaagaaaaaccttttcaATGAACGATTACAGCTTTGACTGAGAGTTGCATTTCTAtgagacatttttctttttgcaaaattaaTCTGCTTTGTAACAATACTAACActttataaaaacagttaaaatgtaATGACATCTTTAATTAATGTAGCAATTATTCCAGATAAAGATCTGCCAAGAAAATGTCAGCACATTTTTATCAAACTTtctgtgcaaaaagaaaacatttttagagACTGAAACGTCTGCCGTAATGCCTCATTAGCAActggtcaaaacaaaaagatgttaaaatattaaattaaaacttttacaagattaaaccaaaaacaaattttatttacacattgtttatataaatatatttacattattgAAAGAAAAGGTTGTACCGTCGTTGTTTAATTCAGGATTACAGATGTTCCTAAATATTTGTGGTCATCCATGGTCTAACAGTAAATCTTCACTTTCTGGACCATAAAAAGTGAATAGCACTTGTTATCACATGCATTTTGATGAAGTTCTATTTTTGTATTAGTTTTAACACTCATTGAgcctaaatatattttattaacagaAATATAAACATCATAATATCATTTATTACATTCAACAGAAAATATATTCTTTTGGTAACAATTGTTGTTTCACTTAATACTGAAAGTGAAGGCAATTACTATGCCAGTGAAAAAGTCTcaagtgttaaaataaaaaatatcaagtctaCTTTCAGAATTCTAACCATTCTGTCATATAAGTGCAGTTGGAAGGTGAGATCTCTCCTCCTTCATGGCAGTCATCAAAcacctgaaaaacatttttgaacaattGACCAGTTAATACAGTTTACAAAATGTGACACTGTAACActgtttgaattttaaattgaCAGCTTgtatactttaatttaaaaaaaattttaaaacactgaCACAAAGATAAAAAATGAGTGGTATTCTATTAGGACACATCTTATTATGTTAGAGCTTTAACACTATGTTCTTTGATCACTCAAGTATTTTTATCTTAAGGAGCTTATGCATTTCGGAATCACGAGATCTGGAAGTTGTTATGGAAGGATATGTGGAGATCAGAGGGAGGGTTGGGGACTCCCATTGGTGTATACCGATtgtgacaaaaaatatatttgatattgAAGAATGGGGTTGCCCTGGTGTTTCAGCATGCAGGGTTTGGCCTTGCAAAAGAAA from Polypterus senegalus isolate Bchr_013 chromosome 16, ASM1683550v1, whole genome shotgun sequence encodes:
- the rbbp9 gene encoding serine hydrolase RBBP9, yielding MKFGSTMSLGDSVNTANKVVIVPGNGAGNVEYCNWYGWTKKKLNKMKGLECLLENMPDPLTARETVWLPFMENKLKCDEETIIIGHSSGAAAAMRYVESHKVHAIILVSAYTSDLGDENERESGYFNRPWQWEKMKENCRHIVQFGSTDDPFLPWAEQQEVADMLGAELHKYTDKGHFQNTEFHELINVVCKIINHST